The Cervus elaphus chromosome 21, mCerEla1.1, whole genome shotgun sequence genome window below encodes:
- the KLF10 gene encoding Krueppel-like factor 10: MLNFGGASLQQATEERMEMICERSKESVYSWNKTAEKSDFEAVEALMSMSCSWKSDFKKYIENRPVTPVSDTSEEENLLPGTPDFHTAIPAFCLTPPYSPSDFEPSQVSNLMAPAPPTGHFKSLSDTAKPHIAAVPFKEEKNPVPAPRLPKAQATSVIRHTADAQLCNHRSCPVKAASILNYQDNSFRRRSHLNPEAARKNIPCAAVSPNRSKRERDTEADVEEKPGPAALYDSSVPSSETVICRPQPAPASPPQKSVLVSPPAVSAAGVPPMPVICQMVPLPANNPVVTTVVPSTPPSQPPAVCPPVVFMGTQVPKGAVMFVVPQPVVQNPKPPVVSPNGTRLSPIAPAPGFSPSSAKVTPQIDSSRIRSHICSHPGCGKTYFKSSHLKAHMRTHTGEKPFSCSWKGCERRFARSDELSRHRRTHTGEKKFACPMCDRRFMRSDHLTKHARRHLSAKKLPNWQMEVSKLNDITLPPTPAPTQ, from the exons ATGCTCAACTTCGGCGGCGCTTCTCTCCAGCAGGCTACG GAGGAAAGAATGGAAATGATCTGTGAAAGATCAAAAGAGAGTGTGTATTCCTGGAACAAAACTGCAGAGAAAAGTGACTTTGAAGCTGTAGAAGCACTTATGTCAATGAGCTGCAGTTGGAAGTCtgattttaagaaatacattgaAAACAGACCCGTCACTCCAGTGTCTGATACGTCAGAGGAAGAGAATCTGCTTCCTGGTACACCTGATTTTCATACCGCAATCCCAGCATTT TGTTTGACTCCACCTTACAGTCCCTCTGACTTTGAACCTTCTCAAGTGTCAAATCTGATGGCACCAGCGCCACCTACTGGACACTTCAAATCATTGTCAGATACTGCCAAGCCTCACATTGCTGCTGTACCTTTCAAAGAGGAGAAGAACCCTGTACCTGCCCCCAGACTCCCCAAGGCTCAGGCAACCAGTGTGATTCGTCACACAGCTGATGCCCAGCTCTGTAACCACCGATCTTGCCCCGTGAAAGCAGCCAGCATCCTCAACTATCAGGACAATTCGTTTCGGAGAAGAAGCCACCTGAACCCTGAGGCTGCAAGGAAAAACATACCGTGTGCCGCTGTGTCACCGAACAGGTCCAAACGTGAGCGAGACACAGAGGCAGACGTCGAAGAGAAACCAGGCCCCGCTGCACTTTATGACTCTTCTGTGCCTTCCTCGGAGACCGTCATCTGCCGACCTCAGCCGGCCCCCGCGTCCCCACCGCAGAAGTCAGTCTTAGTGTCTCCACCCGCAGTGTCCGCAGCGGGAGTACCCCCTATGCCGGTCATCTGCCAGATGGTTCCCCTCCCTGCAAACAACCCCGTTGTGACAACCGTCGTCCCCAGCACGCCCCCCAGTCAGCCGCCAGCTGTCTGCCCACCTGTCGTGTTCATGGGCACTCAGGTGCCCAAGGGCGCTGTCATGTTCGTCGTACCCCAGCCGGTGGTTCAGAACCCAAAGCCTCCAGTGGTGAGCCCAAATGGCACCAGACTCTCTCCCATTGCCCCTGCTCCTGGGTTTTCCCCTTCCTCAGCGAAAGTCACTCCTCAGATTGACTCATCCAGGATAAGAAGTCACATCTGTAGCCACCCAGGGTGCGGCAAGACCTACTTTAAAAGTTCTCATCTGAAGGCCCACATGAGAACGCATACAG GAGAAAAACCTTTTAGCTGTAGCTGGAAAGGTTGTGAAAGGAGGTTTGCCCGTTCAGATGAACTGTCCAGACACCGACGAACCCACACAGGTGAGAAGAAGTTCGCCTGTCCCATGTGTGACCGGCGGTTCATGAGGAGCGACCATTTGACCAAACACGCCCGTCGCCACCTGTCAGCCAAGAAGCTACCAAACTGGCAGATGGAAGTGAGCAAGCTAAATGACATTACCCTACCTCCAACCCCAGCTCCCACGCAGTAA